From the Hippocampus zosterae strain Florida chromosome 13, ASM2543408v3, whole genome shotgun sequence genome, the window TTTGATGGGGATTCAATTAAAAGATGGATATTCTTGTTGAACTCCGCAGACATTTGAAACTTTCAAGATGAAGGGTTTAGCGtactaaacatgaaacataAGACATCCTTGAACTATGTATTCATCTGCCTCCATCCTATTCATAATCCAAGGCTTGGGGACTTGCCTCACACAAGGATTCCTAATTATTCAGACGCATAAGTCAAAATTTTCAAGAATTTCTAGCCTAGATCACAGACTCAGTTCGGCTTGTCATCACTTCAACAAGAGTGAGTCAGAGATCGACGGATGCTTATGCTTCAGTTGTCATGCTTTTGAATAAAGGGACAATGCTGCTTTGGACGGTGGCGTTCAAAAACTTGGCTTGCTGGATTCCAGGTGAGTTATTAGTTCAATGTTGAACAGGATAACACAACAAAAGTGTTTGGTAAGATAAGAAAAATCAGAGGCTATGTGTTTGGTCATCTGGGAAgccagaaaattgacacaaaacaaaaaccgagCATTGAAGTCTACTGAATAGAGCGGGACCCCTTATATATTACACACACTTCAAAAACTGAAATGTCATCTTCTGTCATCGGATATGTCAGCAGTATCTTACCATGACGTCACTAGACCTCATAAACTACATCAAAGTGGGCAACGTGCGCATTTTGCTTTTTGATAGCCTTTTTTGGGTGTTTGCGAGGGGCTGTAATGATggtgtcacctgaaacacacattCTTCTTCAATTGCAATTGAAGAAATTGTAAGTCAAGCTGGGTTACGAATAACTCACGGTATGTTTGATGACACTGTATCTAAAATTGTATAGTATTACTTACGGGCACGTACTATTCTCAGAAAAATCCTTGCACACAACAACTTGGATAGAAATACTGGCAGGTGTAGAAGCCCACTCttgttttagttttaaaaaGGATGTTTGACACTGAGAGTGTGACTCCTCTTTGCTGTGACAGAGCTAAATCACTGTCTGCTCTTTTGTCTCCAGGGGCTCACCTTGCTTTGGACATACTGAAGCTCGAAGCAATTCAGACAGCCATCAAATCTCAGTGTGACTCACTGTTCATGCACACATCCAAGGGAGAGGGGCCAATGAGTATTTAGCTGGGTGAACTCTCTGTGAACTTTCTGCTGAAAATTagtctctgcttttttttaataatgcagTGCATATAAATATCACCTCAAATGCATTGCGGTACAAACTAGTCATtctttaatggaaaaaaaatatctcgtTATTCAGTTTATTGTCCCAATATATCTTTAGGGAGCTGCACGTGGACCCACTATCAATGTCTCAAAACTATGAAGATGGATCTACGAGACTTCTCTGTTCTGGTACATTGATGATGCGTGCAGAGGCAAAATGTGCATCGcaaatcatcacaaaaacatcagtgTACCTTGGGAATCTTCCTCCTGTCAAATCCTCTCTTTAGAACAAATTATATTGTCATAcctgcaatcttaaccactgtAATACTAGTTGGTTGAGCACAACACAGTATTGTGACCGAGCGGTACATCAGCCACGAAGTTCTGAAGTCAGGGCTTCAAATCCAGCCTGGAATAGGCTTCAGTTTAACCCTGACAAGTGCTACAGAAAATGAACAGATGGATCTATTGTACTCTCATCCACAGTTAGAGTCAATTCACTACAGTGAATAATCCAACTCAAGTCAGCCTTTTGTCCATCGATACAAACCTCAATCTGCTCGAGGTTGTGGTCCCTTGTGGATACAGAATATCTTCCAACATCACTGACAGTCACACTTGTATAAATATCTCCACCACAATCCTTTCCCAGCAGCCCATCGACATTATCTCTGAAATGGATGGGCCAATTAGTCATCATCCACATTGTTTTGTTGGGCTCACACAGTCAAACTGATTCAATAAATTATTTCAATAATGGGCTTCGAATCATAGATGCagttttttcttgttgtcttttcaaagtaaaatataCTTGATGAAATCTCTTGTGTGTATACAGAAAGACAGACAAGACAAAAAACTTTGTTGagtcacatttatttgaaattatGACTCTGATAAATGACCAAAGTCCGACATGTCATGGCATCTCTAAGTATAATGAACTCAGTGAGCACAATAGGTCATATGTGCAAAACACATACTGAAATCAGCAATGGAAATGCTTGCAATAGATCATTGCCTATTTCATCAATGAATCACAACAAGCCAACGAGTGTTTCCAATCAAAGAAGTCCAGAGGAAAAGTATCTAGACATTATGAAGTTATTAGTTATGCTAACCATCtcatgcatgtgtttttttttcacaactgtGAACTCATACAGCTGTTCCCTCACGGTGAGGTCAAAGAAGGCAGATATTAATTGGCCCGATGGGGTTTAggggggaagagagagagagagagagagagagagagaggcattaCTTAGTGCTTGGTTTGAACGCAGCCCATTTGGAATATGTAAATTTCTTGGgcagagaaaagaaaatgcagcaGGAGAATGTAAGGAGTTAAGAAGGTAgaggtggaggaagaggaggagggtagCATGACCAAGTGAGTGAGCAATCAAAGCagggggaaagagagagagagagagagagagagagagagagagagagagagagagagagagagagagagagagagagagagagagagagagccctcCGAATTGTGAGTGGCTTACGACACTCAGTGAACAGTCTGTGTTTCTGCATGCACTGTCAGTGTACCGGTCCTGCTACGAGGGATTGCGCGCTCCTCTGCCTTCCGTATTTACCGCCCCTGCTTGCCGACCAGCACTAACCTTCAGCACCCTCTTACAGTCGGCTGAAAAATCACTCGGAGAACACGAGAGAGAGTGAAACCTGCGTGCCGCGAGGGATGCAAGAGGCACtgatgcgatttttttttttttttggaatcaaGATGAACAACTGACATGGAATATTGTCACATAAGAATACCGTGAACTGATTTTACctctttatttgatttgattatttatttttctcgccAGCATCGACCACTGAAAGCATGATTAACCGCTGGGACGGATTTAAACCGTACAAGTTAACGATTGCTTCCAGAGATGGGCGATAATAAATATCCTTGCAGACCTGCTGAAACTTAAGCAAGTCggggaggagaaaagaaaaaaaaaaagaagctatttCAAACAATGTACTCTTCTCCTCATGATCATTGCAGCAGAGGACTGCGGAGAAGCTGAGGAGACTGAGCTGAGGCACACAGACTGGGGAACTTGCGCTTTCTACCATCTCCCCACTTGGATTCCTTCTCTTTCTGTCTCTTTCACTTGAGGAGAACTAAGACATTGTAAGCCTGCCAAGGATCTGGTGTCCACTGAAAGGAGAgcggggagggggtgatggtgaaTTTGTATCACAGTGGGGTCCTTTTTAGATCCACACATAATTAGTGTCGGGGCACAAAGCGAGACGCTGAATGGAGATTGTCAGCTCTTGGATAGGGGTGAGTAGGAATCTTTTCAGATAAGATCAATCCATGAGGAcgtatttttttcatctctcctcTCCACCCACCGTTTGATCCATACCATAAACGAAGAGACTTTATCTTTTGCATTTCGGACAAGGATTTTCTTAGCggactgaatgaaaaaaacccaaatcctGCGTTAAGCTAAAATACATACAAGagggcagggggcggggggaagcaaacgaaaagaaaaaaaaaaaaaagtcaaatatgatGCGCGCCATATGATGTGATAGGTGGACAAACAATATCCAGAGTGAATGGACATTTGCTTGGTCAAATCCCTGGATATTTATGCTGATGGATTTCCTTTTAATTGGACTGTATTTAAAGTGGCCGGTGAAGAAGCCCCCTGGGTTGATCCTGTGTTCATTGGGCATTTTTTTGAGACTGGTTCCCATGGTGGAGGGGGTTTGTCCGAGGCTGTGTCGCTGCGACAGCAAGCTGCTGTACTGCGAGGGCTTGAACCTCACAGACATTCCCCAAAATCTGAGCAGTGCCACGGGCTTGTCCATGAGAGAGAACAACTTGACTGAGCTGCGTGAAGGCCAACTGGCTGGCCTGTCACAGCTCACCTGGCTATACCTTGACCACAACAACATTGACAttgtggaggaggcggcatTTGACAAGCTAAGACGAGTCAAGGAATTAGACCTGAGCAGCAATCGAATTGAGAGTCTGCCAAATGGTACCTTTAGGCCCCTCCCAAACTTGCGCATCTTGGACGTCTCGTACAACAGGCTGCAGGCCCTCGAGCCCGACTTGTTTCATGGCCTTAGAAAGCTCACCAATCTGCATTTGCGCTACAACGCTCTCAAATTTGTGCCAGTGCGGATTTTTCAAGACTGCCGGAGCATGCAGTTTCTCGACTTGGGATACAACCAACTGCAGAGTCTGGCACGGAACTCCTTCGCTGGACTCTTCAAGTTGACAGAGTTGCATCTTGAGCACAACGAGCTGGTGAAAGTCAACCTCGCCCATTTCCCTCGCCTGATCTCTTTGCGTACCCTATATATGCACAATAACCGTGCAACTATTGTTGTCAACACCCTGGAATGGACATGGCATTTCTTGGATAAGATTGACTTATCTGCCAATGAAATCGAATACATTGAGCCACATGTTTTTGAGAGTGCACCCAACCTCAAGGTATTGATGCTGGACTCCAATCGGCTGACTTCCGTAGATCAGCGCATCTTGGACTCGTGGTCCTCCCTGAGCAGCATTACCCTAGGAGGGAACGACTGGGAGTGCAGCCGCAACGTTTGTGCCTTGGCCTCGTGGCTGAGTGCCTTTCGAGGCCAACGTGACAATTCACTGCTGTGTTCAAGCCCAGACACGGCACAAGGTGAGGATGTCTTGGACGCTGTCTACGCGTTTCAGCTCTGCGAAGATCCCCCACTGGAAGTTACCTCAGCAGGGCTGTACGCCTCCACAAGGGACCTGGTCCAAGGAGGCTCCGTGTTCCTTGGCCCATTTACACCCAACCCTTATGATGGTGAGGAC encodes:
- the lrrtm1 gene encoding leucine-rich repeat transmembrane neuronal protein 1 — translated: MLMDFLLIGLYLKWPVKKPPGLILCSLGIFLRLVPMVEGVCPRLCRCDSKLLYCEGLNLTDIPQNLSSATGLSMRENNLTELREGQLAGLSQLTWLYLDHNNIDIVEEAAFDKLRRVKELDLSSNRIESLPNGTFRPLPNLRILDVSYNRLQALEPDLFHGLRKLTNLHLRYNALKFVPVRIFQDCRSMQFLDLGYNQLQSLARNSFAGLFKLTELHLEHNELVKVNLAHFPRLISLRTLYMHNNRATIVVNTLEWTWHFLDKIDLSANEIEYIEPHVFESAPNLKVLMLDSNRLTSVDQRILDSWSSLSSITLGGNDWECSRNVCALASWLSAFRGQRDNSLLCSSPDTAQGEDVLDAVYAFQLCEDPPLEVTSAGLYASTRDLVQGGSVFLGPFTPNPYDGEDGEVVTSSFTVTVGHDDLESTMQIHKVVTGTMALIFSFLIIVLMLYVSWKCFPAGIRQLRQCFSSQRRKQKQKQNMQQMATISTPEYYVDYKPNHIEGALVIINEYGSCTCQQQPSRECEV